The Setaria viridis chromosome 6, Setaria_viridis_v4.0, whole genome shotgun sequence genome contains a region encoding:
- the LOC117861309 gene encoding peptidyl-tRNA hydrolase, mitochondrial, whose translation MSEMLSNRLVPFLSKRCFSSLQTSSLSPIQPWLFIGLGNPGEKYQSTRHNVGFDMIDAFAQSQGIPLTTHYFKALFGEGMVDGIPVLLAKPQTYMNLSGESVGPLAAYYKLPLNRVLVAFDDMDLPCGVLRLQPKGGFGRHNGLKSVIYHFRRNREFCRLRIGIGRPPGQMDPKAFVLQKFNRTGRERIDSAIKEGVNILKMVATKGLTEAARLSNADQKYKHLRSHDLQD comes from the exons ATGAGCGAGATGCTCTCAAATAGATTGGTGCCCTTCCTTTCCAAGCGTTGTTTTTCTAGCCTTCAGACATCCTCATTGTCCCCAATACAACCATGGTTATTTATTGGTCTTGGCAACCCTGGTGAGAAGTACCAATCCACCAGGCACAAT GTGGGGTTTGATATGATAGACGCATTTGCACAGTCTCAGGGTATACCATTGACTACACATTACTTCAAAGCACTATTTGGTGAAG GGATGGTTGATGGGATCCCTGTTCTTCTTGCCAAGCCTCAGACTTATATGAATCTCAGTGGAGAATCT GTTGGTCCACTTGCTGCCTATTATAAACTGCCACTTAATCGCGTCCTGGTG GCATTTGATGACATGGACTTACCATGTGGAGTTCTCCGTTTACAGCCAAAAGGAGGTTTTGGACGGCACAATGG GTTGAAGAGTGTGATATACCACTTTCGCAGGAATCGAGAATTTTGCCGATTAAGGATTG GAATTGGACGGCCACCTGGCCAGATGGATCCTAAAGCTTTTGTTCTTCAGAAGTTTAATAGGACTGGTCGCGAACGG ATTGATTCAGCCATAAAAGAGGGTGTTAACATTCTGAAGATGGTGGCCACCAAGGGTTTGACAGAGGCTGCAAGATTGTCAAATGCAGATCAGAAGTATAAGCATCTGAGATCACATGATCTTCAAGACTGA